CAAGCCTCCTTCAAACTATATTCTCGAAAACTATAACCATGTTCTGCATATAAGCTCATCAAGGTGGCGCTAGCCGGCGCTAGACCAAGGATAATTCCCCCTGCTAAGGTTAATAGCCAAAAGAAGGCTGTCGCAATCATCCCTAAAAAGAAACGATTAAAGACAAAGTCTAAAAACCTACCCATGATATCCTCCTAAAATTAACTATGAAACTATTATATCATATTTCAAGCGTTTTCAAAACTTATAGTGCCCATTTACAATCCCACCAAACCGTGGTACAATGAGAATTGTGAAAAAATTATCAGGAGACAATTCATGAAAAAATCTATCTTAACTACACTGCTTTTTGCAGTTCTTTACTTCCTCTGCATGGGGATTGGTGTCCTTTTGGGCAATCTCTTTGACCAAACTGGAAACATGTTTTATGCGCCTGCCTTTACTGCCCTTGTCGGCGGTAGCGTCTATATGATTCTGGTCGCAAAAGTTCCGCGCTTTGGAGCCATTACCACTATCGGCCTTGTCATTGCTCTCTTTTTCTTGGGAACTAAACACGGTGCTGGTGCCTTCCTTCCTGGAATTATCTGTGGCCTCCTAGCAGATGCAGTAGCTAGCCTTGGAAAATACAAGGACCAAACAAAGAACTTTCTTTCTTTTATTATTTTTGCCTTTAGCTCAACTGGCCCAATCTTACTTATGTGGATTGCGCCCAAAGCCTATATGGCTACCCTTCTAGCAAGAGGAAAATCGCAAGAATATATCGACCGTATCATGGTTGCTCCAGACCCTGGAACCATCCTTCTATTTATCGCAAGTGTTGTCATCGGAGCCCTAGTTGGTGCCTTGATTGGACAATCCTTGAGTAAAAAATTTGCGCAGAAAATCTGATTACTAAAAAAGAGCCAAACGGCTCTTTTTTATTTATGACTCAATTTTTTGGTCAGGAAGTCTCCCAAGAATTGGATTGCAAAGATAATCAAAATGATAATGATGGTTGCCAAGATGGTCACATCGTGATTGTAGCGATTAAATCCATAAGCGATGGCTACGTTACCAATACCACCAGCTCCAACTGCTCCCGCCATAGCTGTTTCCCCAACAAGGGAAATCAAGGTCACAGTCGTTACACGGATCAAGTCTGGAAGGCCTTCTGATAGGTAAACACCTACGATATCCCAGAATGTCGCTCCGCTAGCTTGAGCCGCCTCAATGACACCACCATCTAGCTCAGCCAATACCACCTGTACTTGACGGGCAAAGAAGGCAAAGACTGCAAAAGATAGCGGTACGATAGCCGCATTTGGACCAATGCTTGTTCCTACGATTAGATGAGAGAAGGGTGACAAGACTGCCAAGAGAATGATAAAAGGAACCGCACGGAAAATAGAGGTGATTTTATCCAAAATCCAAAAAACAACTTTATTTTCCAAAACACCACCTCGTGCTGTCAAGACAAGGAAGAGCCCTGCTACCAGTCCCAAGAGCCCTCCGATGATGAAGGAAAGAACTGTCATATAGAGGGTTAGGTAGATGGCTGTTCCCCAGCCAGCCTGACCAGCCCAGCCCATTTTATAGACATTTGGTAAATAGGTTTGAATCAATGATTCCATCTTACTGTCCTCCCTTCAATACTTTTAGCTGCACACCTGCTTGACGAATGGTTTCTTGAGCACCTGCTAGCGCTGCTTTTTCACCTGACAAGACCACAACCAATTCTCCAACAGGAGTGCCATCGAGGATTTCGATATTCCCATAGAGGATATTAGCCGTTACTTGGTAACGCTTGTACAGTTCATTCAAAAGTGGCTCGTCTGTTGAAACACCTGCATACTTAAGCTGCACCAAGAGGCTGTTTTCAGACAAGTGTTCCACGATTTCTTGCTTCTCGATTTTGACCATGGCTTCGTCAATACCTGTAGCTGTTGAGATAAAGTCTTGAGTCAAAGGTTGTTTAGGGTCTGAGAAGATTTCAAGAACACTACCCTCTTCAATCAAATGCCCATCCTGCATAACTGCCACACGATTGGCAATATCTTTGACAATCTGCATTTCATGCGTAATCAAGACAACAGTTAATCCTAATTTTTGGTTCAAATCTTGCAATAAGGCCAAAATCTGCTTGGTTGTCTTAGGGTCAAGGGCAGAAGTTGACTCATCTGAAATCAAGATTTTTGGATCATTGGCCAAGGCACGCGCAATGGCCACACGCTGTTTTTGCCCTCCAGATAGTTGTGAAGGGTAGTTTTCAGCACGGTCTGCTAAGCCAACCAAGTCCAACAACTTAGCTACTTTAGCCTTCTTTTCTTCCTTGCTGAGTCCAGAGTGTTTAAGTGCAAAGGCTACATTCTCCTCTGCTGTCTTTTGGCTCATCAGGTTAAAATGCTGGAAAATCATCCCGATATCCTGACGTTTACGACGCAACTGCTCTGCCGTCAAAGTCACCTTACCATCAAAAATCACATCGTCGTCAATGGTAATTTTCCCTGCAGATGGTTTTTGCAAGAGATTAATCACCCGTACAAGGGTTGATTTCCCTGCTCCAGAATATCCAACGATTCCGTAGATATCCCCTTCTTGGATGTGAATGGTCACATCCTTGACCGCTGTAATGGTTCTCTTCTTTTGATGAAAAGTCACATCGATCTGATCTAACTTGATAATATCTCTACTCATAGCTTCTAATCAGCTCCTCTACTAATTCAATATGGGTGTAATAATCGGCGATTCGCACGTTCTCATCTCCACCGTGGTCTCGACTGTTGGCATTTCCTAGACCGAAGGCCACCATTGGCACCTCTAGGGCATCAAAGACCGTATGCATAGGCCCTGTCCCCGCTGTCGTCGGCAAGACTGAAACGCCCTGTGGATAGAATTTCTTGGCCAACTCGATTACATTGAGAATGGCTGGTGCGCTCATATCGCTTCGATAGCTCATCTCTCCCAAGGTATAGTATAATTCTACCTTATCAAAGCCATTTTTGTCTAGCTGTTTCCGAATTTTTTCCAGAACATCATGCGGTTCTAGACCAGGAACCAAACGAACCTCTAGCTTAGCACTGGCTTCTGCTGGCAAAATCGTTTTAACGCCTTGTCCTTGGTAACCTGACTGAATCCC
This portion of the Streptococcus mitis B6 genome encodes:
- a CDS encoding methionine ABC transporter ATP-binding protein, yielding MSRDIIKLDQIDVTFHQKKRTITAVKDVTIHIQEGDIYGIVGYSGAGKSTLVRVINLLQKPSAGKITIDDDVIFDGKVTLTAEQLRRKRQDIGMIFQHFNLMSQKTAEENVAFALKHSGLSKEEKKAKVAKLLDLVGLADRAENYPSQLSGGQKQRVAIARALANDPKILISDESTSALDPKTTKQILALLQDLNQKLGLTVVLITHEMQIVKDIANRVAVMQDGHLIEEGSVLEIFSDPKQPLTQDFISTATGIDEAMVKIEKQEIVEHLSENSLLVQLKYAGVSTDEPLLNELYKRYQVTANILYGNIEILDGTPVGELVVVLSGEKAALAGAQETIRQAGVQLKVLKGGQ
- a CDS encoding methionine ABC transporter permease, which codes for MESLIQTYLPNVYKMGWAGQAGWGTAIYLTLYMTVLSFIIGGLLGLVAGLFLVLTARGGVLENKVVFWILDKITSIFRAVPFIILLAVLSPFSHLIVGTSIGPNAAIVPLSFAVFAFFARQVQVVLAELDGGVIEAAQASGATFWDIVGVYLSEGLPDLIRVTTVTLISLVGETAMAGAVGAGGIGNVAIAYGFNRYNHDVTILATIIIILIIFAIQFLGDFLTKKLSHK
- a CDS encoding MptD family putative ECF transporter S component, producing MKKSILTTLLFAVLYFLCMGIGVLLGNLFDQTGNMFYAPAFTALVGGSVYMILVAKVPRFGAITTIGLVIALFFLGTKHGAGAFLPGIICGLLADAVASLGKYKDQTKNFLSFIIFAFSSTGPILLMWIAPKAYMATLLARGKSQEYIDRIMVAPDPGTILLFIASVVIGALVGALIGQSLSKKFAQKI